A portion of the Thermosediminibacter oceani DSM 16646 genome contains these proteins:
- a CDS encoding GntR family transcriptional regulator encodes MLDKKSPIPAYFRLKQIIRDEIKRHDLKPGDPLPSEREYCERFGLSRMTVRQALKELELEGVIVREKGRGSFVAIPWIEQEGLMSFTEMVRSRGMTPRTEVVEFDRLPAGELKAFLGIDLKEEVYRVARLRKADGVPVAVETVYIPVLLVPDFEKIDLSGSLYELLSTRYGIEVRSSRTSFSAVLSTPDLEALLMLEETVPLLKVESVYFHTKPVFYEVSYYKSDQFKITVNLNR; translated from the coding sequence ATGCTGGACAAAAAAAGCCCGATACCCGCTTATTTCAGGCTGAAACAGATAATCAGGGATGAAATAAAAAGGCATGACCTGAAGCCCGGGGACCCGCTGCCCTCCGAGAGGGAATACTGCGAGCGCTTCGGCCTCAGCAGGATGACCGTACGACAGGCTCTGAAGGAACTGGAACTGGAAGGTGTTATCGTCAGGGAAAAGGGCAGGGGCAGCTTTGTGGCCATCCCCTGGATAGAGCAGGAAGGTCTCATGAGTTTTACCGAGATGGTCAGGAGCAGGGGGATGACGCCCCGGACCGAAGTGGTCGAATTTGACAGGCTTCCCGCCGGTGAACTGAAAGCGTTTCTCGGTATAGATTTGAAAGAAGAAGTCTACAGGGTGGCTAGATTAAGGAAAGCCGACGGGGTACCGGTAGCGGTGGAGACCGTATACATCCCCGTATTGCTGGTGCCGGATTTTGAAAAAATAGATCTCAGCGGTTCTTTATACGAACTTTTGAGCACCCGGTACGGAATCGAAGTCAGGAGTTCCAGGACCAGTTTTTCGGCGGTGCTCTCCACGCCGGATCTCGAAGCGCTGTTGATGCTGGAGGAGACCGTCCCCTTGTTGAAAGTGGAGAGCGTATACTTTCACACAAAGCC